One window from the genome of Rhinolophus ferrumequinum isolate MPI-CBG mRhiFer1 chromosome 10, mRhiFer1_v1.p, whole genome shotgun sequence encodes:
- the LRRC10 gene encoding leucine-rich repeat-containing protein 10 — protein sequence MGNTIKALVAFIPAERCQNFVVGDLREMPLDKMVDLSGNQLRHFPVHVCSFRELVKLYLSDNHLSSLPLELGQLQNLQILALDFNNFKALPQVVCTLKQLCILYLGNNKLCDLPNELSLLQNLRTLWVEANCLTQLPDVVCELSLLKTLHAGSNALSLLPGQLQRLRELRTIWLSGNLLTDFPPVLLHMPFLEVIDVDRNSIRYFPSLAHLSGLKLVIYDHNPCRNAPKVAKGVRRVGRWAEETPEPDPRKARRYALVTEESQEAQAPASPPPRPPANS from the coding sequence ATGGGGAACACCATCAAAGCCCTTGTGGCCTTTATTCCCGCAGAACGCTGCCAGAACTTCGTGGTCGGAGACCTCCGGGAGATGCCGCTGGACAAGATGGTGGATCTGAGTGGGAACCAGCTACGCCACTTCCCCGTGCACGTGTGCTCCTTCCGGGAGCTGGTTAAGCTCTACCTGAGTGACAACCACCTCAGCAGCCTGCCTCTGGAGCTGGGGCAGCTGCAGAATCTGCAGATCCTGGCCCTGGATTTCAACAACTTCAAGGCTCTGCCCCAGGTGGTGTGTACTTTGAAACAGCTTTGCATCCTCTACCTGGGCAACAACAAACTCTGTGATCTCCCCAATGAGCTGAGCCTGCTCCAGAACCTCCGGACCCTGTGGGTTGAGGCCAACTGCCTCACCCAGCTGCCAGATGTGGTCTGTGAGCTCAGTCTCCTTAAGACTCTGCATGCCGGCTCCAACGCCCTGAGTCTGCTGCCAGGCCAGCTCCAGCGCCTCCGGGAGCTGCGGACCATCTGGCTCTCGGGCAACCTGCTGACTGACTTCCCCCCTGTGCTGCTTCACATGCCCTTCCTGGAGGTGATCGACGTGGACCGAAACAGCATCCGCTACTTCCCCAGCCTGGCCCACCTGTCAGGTCTGAAGCTGGTTATCTATGACCACAATCCTTGCAGGAACGCACCCAAGGTGGCCAAAGGCGTGCGCCGCGTGGGCAGGTGGGCAGAGGAGACGCCGGAGCCTGACCCCAGAAAAGCCAGGCGCTACGCTTTGGTCACGGAGGAAAGCCAGGAGGCACAGGCACCTGCCTCGCCTCCTCCGCGCCCTCCTGCCAACTCCTGA